One Mycolicibacterium sp. ND9-15 genomic window, GTATGCGACCTGGTGCGAGAAGAAGGCCCAGATGCCCGGCAGCGCGCCGGCCACGGCCGCGGCGATCAGATACAGCACCGACCACGACTTGCGCATCGCGAAAACCAGTCCGGGCCCGAACAGGGCCAGCCCGGCGACGGCGTGCCAGCCGTTGTAGTCCATCCCGAATATCTGCGCCGTAGGCGCATCCGGCCCGATCGCGAAACTGGGCTCGACGATGAACCCGACCACCGCCTGAATCACGTGGAAAGCGGAAATCACCAGCAGACCGATCTGGGCGAAGCTCCACTTCACCGGAACGCCTTCCGTCGTGTCAGCGCGGACTGCCGTGAATACTACGCGCAGTAGTAGTTGCTGTTAAGGGGTGAACCCCCGGCTTCTGCCGGAACTCCCGCGCGGGTGTCCGCCGCTACTCTGTCCGGGTGGCGAAAGTGCTGTCGGTGAACGTGGCGCGGGTGCGCGTGAATCCCGATGCGCCGTCCAGGTCGACGGGCATCGACAAGGTCGCCGCGCCAGACCGAGTGGCGGTGCGCGCACCGGGCCCGATGCGGGGTGGTCTGGGCAGCGGACTGGTCGGCGACACCATCGGCCACACGAAGCTGCACGGCGGCGACGATCAAGCGGTGTACGCCTACGCGCGAGAAGACCTCGACGACTGGGAAACCCGACTGTCCCGCTCCCTGACGAACGGCATGTTCGGCGAGAACCTCACCACCACAGATGTCGACGTCACCCAGGCGCGGATCGGCGAACGCTGGCGCGTCGGCGCCGACGGCCTGCTGCTGGAAGTGTCGGCGCCCCGCACACCGTGTCGCACGTTCACGGCTTTCCTGCAGATCGACCGTTGGCTGAAGACCTTCACCGCGGCCGCCAAACCCGGTGCCTACCTTCGGGTCATCTCACCGGGAACGGTAGGCGCAGGGGACGCGATCACCATCGAGCACCGACCCGACCACGATGTCACCATCGAGTTGGCCTTCCGCGCGCGGATGTCCGACCCGTCGCTGCTCCCACAGCTGCTCGCCGCCGACGCTTTGTCGGACGAACTCAAGGCGTATGCGCGGCGCCGTCTGCCCACCAACGGCACTGCCGTGGCGCGCCGCTAGCGCGACGGCTCCGGAGCCCCCGCGACCACCTTCCTGTCTCCCTCGACCGCTCGGCGTACCGGGTCGGAGTCGCTGATGACTGAACGATGACGGCACGGCGCTGGATTCGACGCCACCGTAACGCCGGGGAGGCCGGTGCCGAAAAACAATTCAGTAGCGGCCGTTCGCGGTGGCTGTCGGCGGACATGGCAGGTGAGAAAACCTGATTCGGTAGCCGACCACCGGCGCCGGTCCGCCAAATCCGCGACGACCGCTCGACGGTATATATCAACCAGGAAGTTCACAGCGATGACATTGCTT contains:
- a CDS encoding DUF4383 domain-containing protein, coding for MKWSFAQIGLLVISAFHVIQAVVGFIVEPSFAIGPDAPTAQIFGMDYNGWHAVAGLALFGPGLVFAMRKSWSVLYLIAAAVAGALPGIWAFFSHQVAYVFTFPNNITDAVVHLVTAAVMLAVAGIQIRMDGGLRNSLADLRKYP
- a CDS encoding MOSC domain-containing protein — its product is MAKVLSVNVARVRVNPDAPSRSTGIDKVAAPDRVAVRAPGPMRGGLGSGLVGDTIGHTKLHGGDDQAVYAYAREDLDDWETRLSRSLTNGMFGENLTTTDVDVTQARIGERWRVGADGLLLEVSAPRTPCRTFTAFLQIDRWLKTFTAAAKPGAYLRVISPGTVGAGDAITIEHRPDHDVTIELAFRARMSDPSLLPQLLAADALSDELKAYARRRLPTNGTAVARR